A stretch of Nymphalis io chromosome 29, ilAglIoxx1.1, whole genome shotgun sequence DNA encodes these proteins:
- the LOC126779660 gene encoding translocon-associated protein subunit delta yields the protein MVTKYILTVFAIAISGSLAQTCQNPQVEAASFTSLDATIVTQIAYITEFTLKCDKPLPENYALYAEVEGKPLTAARIAENRYQVSWTEEPSKARAGVHEVLVFDEEGWASLRRARRNDPSVKAAPLLAIQLQHPGSYSGPWVNSEVLATVLSIIIAYTALRNKSKILA from the exons ATggtcacaaaatatattttaacagttttCGCTATTGCTATCAGCGGTTCACTGGCACAAACCTGCCAGAACCCCCAAGTTGAAGCGGCATCCTTCACGAGTCTGGATGCAACCATCGTCACACAAATAGCATATATTACAGAATTTACATTGAAATGTGATAAACCTCTGCCTGAAAACTACGCGCTGTACGCTGAGGTTGAAGGGAAACCATTGACAGCGGCGCGTATTGCCGAAAATAGATACCAG gtTTCTTGGACTGAGGAGCCCTCAAAGGCACGTGCTGGTGTCCACGAAGTACTTGTTTTCGACGAAGAAGGTTGGGCATCCCTTCGCAGAGCTCGCCGCAATGACCCATCTGTTAAAGCTGCCCCACTACTGGCCATACAATTGCAGCACCCTGGAA GCTATTCCGGTCCATGGGTGAACTCCGAAGTTCTTGCAACTgttctttctatcatcattgcaTACACCGCACTCAGAAACAAAAGCAAAATTCTAGCCTAA
- the LOC126779705 gene encoding cytochrome c oxidase assembly factor 4 homolog, mitochondrial codes for MTVKPREKVESDDDPVESMLKKAGCLDLHYKVQECINTTKDWRKCQGEVNDFRLCITKHKDEMIRIKN; via the exons ATGACTGTAAAACCAAGAGAGAAAGTTGAAAGTGACGACGATCCAGTGGAGTCGATGTTAAAAAAGGCTGGTTGCCTGGACTTACATTATAAAGTTCag GAATGTATAAATACAACAAAGGATTGGAGAAAATGCCAAGGAGAAGTGAATGATTTCAGATTATGTATCACAAAGCACAAGGATGAAAtgattagaataaaaaattaa
- the LOC126779551 gene encoding methyltransferase-like protein 17, mitochondrial has translation MFRKIKFSHLSAIYTNYSTRVEIDASLRENFDSKQFKPRNHPGRSQYKVGIIPPDIQKAIKLILQDSEAKTYHEDSLKLNNYLHSRLLPPEEDEIRAKAAKIHSSVSNKVFSKIDKELTQEEIETQNRKVNTTVFNVLKKNVYRWGNISYDKPTCLQYLMTRAAPEYAILVRIFDEIKRRLPDFKPRSFFDFGSGIGTGTWAVNTFWKGDIFEYFTVDTSTHMNDLSRLILCQGRDNVEMPFKAYFQRQFLPASADLKYDIVLSAFSLFELPNMKSRLETIQKLWNKTENFLIIVEHGTNAGFRVVNEAREFVLNSAKKKGYAFAPCPNDNVCPRYLEQKTPCNFLMKYESLAFVSKTEVVADLFSYVILKKGDRPSDDAQWPRIVRAPIVRSGHTICRLCTSQGELKEIIFSKGKYDQTTYRCARSSNWGDVLPVK, from the coding sequence atgtttagaAAAATTAAGTTCTCACATTTATCTGCTATATATACAAACTATTCAACTAGAGTCGAAATCGACGCAAGCCTTCGAGAAAACTTCGACTCAAAACAATTCAAACCTCGAAATCATCCAGGTAGATCTCAATATAAAGTTGGCATAATTCCTCCAGACATTCAAAAGgctataaaacttattttacaagattCAGAAGCGAAAACTTATCACGAAGATAGcctaaagttaaataattacttacattCTCGCTTGCTGCCGCCAGAGGAAGATGAAATACGTGCAAAAGCTGCTAAAATACACAGCAGTGTTTCAAATAAAGTATTCTCCAAAATTGACAAGGAATTGACGCAAGAAGAGATCGAAACACAAAATAGGAAAGTAAACACTacagtttttaatgttttaaaaaagaatgTGTATCGATGGGGCAATATTTCATATGATAAACCTACTTGTCTTCAGTATTTAATGACGAGAGCTGCGCCTGAGTATGCGATCCTGGTACGTATATTCGACGAAATAAAAAGACGCTTACCAGATTTCAAGCCTAGAAGTTTCTTTGACTTTGGATCCGGTATTGGCACAGGGACGTGGGCGGTAAATACGTTTTGGAAGGGAgacatttttgaatatttcacaGTTGACACTTCAACACATATGAATGACTTGTCTCGACTCATACTATGCCAGGGACGAGATAATGTAGAAATGCCATTTAAAGCATACTTCCAAAGACAATTTCTACCGGCATCTGCTgatttaaaatatgacataGTTCTATCCGCATTCTCATTATTCGAATTGCCAAACATGAAAAGTCGCTTAGAGACAATACAGAAATTGTGGAACAAAACGgaaaatttcttaataattgttGAACATGGCACCAATGCGGGGTTCAGAGTTGTCAATGAAGCTAgagaatttgttttaaattcagcAAAAAAGAAAGGTTATGCATTCGCCCCATGCCCTAATGACAATGTCTGTCCGAGATACTTAGAACAAAAAACTCCATGTAATTTTCTGATGAAGTATGAATCTTTGGCCTTTGTGTCTAAGACTGAAGTTGTGGcagatttattttcatatgtaaTTCTAAAGAAAGGTGATCGACCATCTGATGATGCGCAGTGGCCTAGAATAGTCAGAGCTCCAATAGTCCGATCGGGTCACACAATATGCAGATTGTGCACATCTCAAGGAGAATTGAAGGAAATTATATTCTCAAAAGGGAAATATGATCAAACGACATATAGATGTGCTAGATCGAGCAACTGGGGAGATGTTTTAcccgttaaataa